One genomic region from Actinocatenispora thailandica encodes:
- a CDS encoding response regulator transcription factor produces MIKVVLADDQALIRAGFRTLLADAGDIQVVAEATDGDEAVRAARDTAADVVLMDIRMPGTDGLTATRRIAADDDLAGVRVLILTTYETDEYVYQALKDGASGFLVKDIEPDELLHAIRVVARGDALLAPSITRRLIADLVARPARRVADTSVLSRLTDREREVLVLVAGGLTNDEMAGRLFLSPLTVKTHVSRIMTKLAARDRAQLVVLAYESGLVTPGG; encoded by the coding sequence GTGATCAAGGTGGTGCTCGCCGACGACCAGGCGCTCATCCGGGCGGGGTTCCGCACCCTGCTCGCCGATGCCGGCGACATTCAGGTGGTGGCCGAGGCCACCGACGGTGACGAGGCGGTACGCGCGGCCCGCGACACCGCGGCCGACGTCGTCCTGATGGACATCCGGATGCCCGGCACCGACGGGCTGACCGCGACCCGCCGGATCGCCGCCGACGACGACCTGGCCGGCGTCCGGGTGCTGATCCTCACCACCTACGAGACCGACGAGTACGTGTACCAGGCGCTCAAGGACGGCGCGTCCGGCTTCCTGGTCAAGGACATCGAGCCGGACGAGCTGCTGCACGCGATCCGGGTGGTGGCCCGGGGCGACGCGCTGCTCGCACCGTCCATCACCCGCCGGCTGATCGCCGACCTGGTCGCGCGCCCGGCCCGGCGGGTCGCCGACACCTCGGTACTGTCCCGGCTCACCGACCGGGAACGCGAGGTCCTGGTGCTCGTGGCGGGCGGGTTGACCAACGACGAGATGGCCGGCCGGCTGTTTCTCAGCCCGCTGACGGTCAAGACGCACGTCAGCCGGATCATGACCAAGCTCGCCGCGCGGGACCGCGCGCAGC